Sequence from the Burkholderia sp. GAS332 genome:
GCCGGTGGTGCCTGACGTGTACGGCATTACGCACAGATCGTCGGGGCCGGTGGTGAGCGGACCGGGTGCGATACGCCGTTCGAGCACCTGACACCAGGGCGTGACGCCGGGAATATCGAAGGTCTTGCGCGGCGCCGCCACGAATTCCGGCACGGCAAACGGCGATGGCCGCTTCAGGTAATCGCTATACGTCGCGACGATTGCGTGCTCGATGCCGTGACCGGGCCCTGATCCGATCAGTGGCTCGACGTTCGCGAACAGACATTGCGGCGCGATGATCGTGGTCGCCCCGCTGTCCTCGACGTAATGCGCCAGCTCGCCGCTCATGTTCATCGGATTGACCGGCACCACGACGGCGTTCGCACGCAGGATCCCGTAGTAAGCGATGATCCATTGCGGGCTGTTCTGCATGTAGAGCAGCACGCGATCGCCGGCCTTGACGTGGCATTCCTGCTGAAGAAATCCGGCGATGCGCTCGGTTTCGTCCTTGAACTCGCCGAACGTAACCGGCGTGTCGTAGAAGATGATGAACGGCTTATGAGGAAAACGCGCCGCCGACACCTCGGCGTTATAGAAAATGTTGGTTTCAGGCAGCGTCAGATGCTTTGGCACTTGCGGCGGCCAATTCGGGTGATGGCGTTCGTTCATCAGTGTCTCCTGCCTTACTGTCTGTGCGCGTGTCTGTGCGCGTTTCACACGGAGGGTGCGCGCTTCGTTGACATCCGCCGCGTGACGGACGCGGCTGGTTAGTGAGTCATAGGAACCAAGGGAATCGGCGGCTTCACAAACGCCCGAGGTGGCGCCCAAGCTCCATCTTCGCGATGGCGTTACGGTGCACCTCGTCGGGCCCGTCCGCAAAACGCAGCGTGCGCGAGCTTGCATATGCGCGCGCAAGACCAAAGTCGTCGCTGACCGCGCCGCCGCCGTGCACCTGCATGGCCCAGTCGATCACCTGACACGCCATGCTCGGCGCGACCACCTTGATCATGGCGATCTCCTGGCGCGCGTCCTTGTTGCCGACCGTATCCATCTTGTGTGCCGCGTTCAGCACCAGAAAACGCGTCTGGTCGATCATGATGCGTGCATTCGCGATCCGTTCGCGCGTGACACCCTGGTCGGCAATCGGCCGGCCAAACGCTACGCGGTCCAGCGAGCGGCGGCACATCGATTCGAGCGCGCGCTCAGCGCGTCCGATCAAGCGCATGCAGTGATGGATGCGGCCCGGCCCGAGCCGTCCTTGTGCGATCTCGAAGCCGCGGCCCTCGCCGAGCAACATATTGCTGGCCGGCACTCGCACGTTTTCGAAGGAGATTTCGGCGTGGCCGTGCGGTGCATCGTCATAACCGAATACCGGCAGGTGACGCAGCACCTTCACGCCCGGCGTGTCCATCGGCACCAGAATCATCGACTGCTGCTGATGCCGGTTGGTGTGATCCGGATTGGACTTGCCCATGAAGATGAGCACCTTGCAGCGCGGATCGTTCGCGCCCGAGGTCCACCATTTGCGGCCGTTCAGAATGTAATCGCCGCCGTCGCGTTCAATGCGTGCTTCGATATTAGTCGCATCTGACGACGCCACATCCGGCTCCGTCATCGCAAAGGCCGAGCGGATCGTGCCATCGAGCAACGGCAGCAGCCATTGCTGTTGCTGCTCGGGCGTGGCGTAACGCACCAGCGTTTCCATGTTGCCCGTGTCCGGCGCCGAGCAGTTGAACGGCTCCGCACCGATATGCGAGCGCCCCATGATTTCGCACAGCGGCGCATATTCGAGGTTGGTGAGCCCCGCACCGTATTTCGACTCGGGCAGAAACAGGTTCCACAATCCTACGGCCTTCGCCTTCTGTTTCAATTCCTCGATAACCGGCGCGGGCTGCCACCGGTTACCGGAATCGCGTGCGGCGTCCATCTGCGCTTCGAAGATCGCCTCGGCCGGATACACGTACTCGTCCATGAAAGCGTTCAGGCGCTGCTGCAAACTCTTGACCTTGTCCGAGTGCTGAAAATCCATGCGGTGTCTCCTGTCGACTGGAGTTAGCGCTTTAGCGCTTACTCTAGTCCCATGCAAAGCTGTCGACCGGAGTTAGCGCTTTAGCGCTTACTCCAGTCCCATGCAAAGCTGTTTTTGTGCGTAAACGCAGCGCGCCTGGGACCTCGCACTGCGCCTCGAATCCGCTCAGTCAGACAATGATCGAGCCGCCGTCCACCGCGAAATACTGGCCCGTGATATGGCGCGACGCTTCACTCGCGAGGAACACGACCGGGCCTTTGAGATCCTCGTCGCCGCCGAGTCGCTGCAAAGGCGTACGCGAAACGATGGTGCCTTCGAGTTTGTCGAGCAACCCCGCCGACATCTTCGACGGGAAAAAGCCCGGGCAGATCGCGTTGACGTTGATGTTGTACTTGCCCCATTCCGCCGCGAGCGCCCGCGTGAAGTTGATCGCCGCGGCCTTGGACGTGTTGTACGCAATCGTGTTCATGCCGGGCGGCGAACCCTTCAGACCCGCCACCGAGGCGATGTTGATGATCTTGCCGGCGCGGCGCGCGATCATGCTGCGTTTACCGACTTCGCGAGCGACAAAAAACGGCGCATGGACGTTCAGGTTCATCACCTTGTGCCACGCTTCGTCGGGATAATCTTCAGCCGGTGCGCCCCACGTCGCGCCCGCGTTATTCACGAGAATGTCGATGCTGCCATGCAGGCCGAGCACTTCATCCACGAGCCCGGGAATCCCCTCGAAGCGCTGCAGATCGTTCACCACCGTCTGCACTGCGATACCGCGACTTTCCAGATGCGTTTTCGCCTCGGCAAGTTCGTCGGCCTTGCGCGCGGTGATCGCCACGCGGCAGCCCATTTCCCCCAGCGCCTCGGCCATTTGCAGGCCTAGCCCGCGAGAGCCTCCGGTGATCAGTGCAACCTTGCCGTCCAGTTGAAACAGGTCTTTCACAGACATTACGCCGCTCCTCCAGGTTGTTCTGCAATGCAGACTTCTATTCCAGATTTGCTGACCATCATACGTGCCGAAATTCGCCGTGTAAATAAAAGCACGCTCATTCACTTTTGATTTAAACTGACACGCATCGTCGATGGGCGGGTCATCGGGACTTACCCGAATGCCGCACTTTTCAATCGAGCCGCGTCTATGCGATTTCGTGGGTTTCCGCGCGTTTCGCGTCATTGTTCTGCATAGCGGCTCACCTTTGGACAGGTCTTCTCCCATGCAAGATGCGCTGATCATCAACTCGCGTGATCTGGAATTCCAGTTGTTCGAAGTCCTCGAGGCCGAGACGCTCACGCAGCGCGCGCGCCACGCCGACCATAGCCGCGAGACCTTCAACGCGGCACTCGAAACCGCGCATGCGGTCGCCGCCGAAAAGTTCGCGCCGCACAATCGCCTCTCGGACGAGCACGAACCGCAATTCGACGGCCAACGCGTCACGATGCCTGCCGAGGTGAAGGACGCACTCGACGCGTTCCGCTCCGCCGGCTTCCTCGCCGCGGGCAAAGATTACGAATGGGGCGGCATGCAGTTGCCCTCGGTGATTTCCTTCGCGTGCCTGTCGCTCTTCAAGAGTGCCAACATCGCCACCTCGTCTTACGCGATGCTGACCACGGCGAATGCGAACGTGATCGAACGTTTCGGCAGCGCCGCGCAAAAGCGCAAGTATCTGCAGGCGTTATTCGAAGGCCGCGCGTTCGGCACGATGGCGCTGACCGAGCCGCAAGCGGGCTCGAGCCTCTCGGATCTCGTCACCAGTGCAACGCCCAATGAAGACGGCACCTATTCGATCCGCGGCAACAAGATTTTCATTTCGGGCGGCGATCACGAACTGAGCGAGAACATCGTCCACCTGGTGCTGGCGCGCATTCCCGGCGGGCCGCCGGGCGTCAAAGGCATCTCGCTCTTCACCGTGCCGAAGTTCCACGTGAATGACGACGGCAGCCTCGGCGCGCGTAACGACGTCGCGCTCGCGGGGCTGATTCACAAGATGGGCTGGCGCGGCACCACGTCGACGATGCTGTCGTTCGGCGAACGCGGCGAATGCATTGGCGAACTGGTGGGCGAACCGCATCACGGTCTCGCTTACATGTTCCACATGATGAATGAGGCACGTATCGGCGTCGGTCTCGGCGCGGTCATGCTCGGCTATCGTGGCTATCTGGCATCGCTCGATTACGCACGCGAACGCCCACAGGGGCGGCGGCCGGACAACAAGAACCCGCTCGATCCGCAATTGCCGCTGATCGAACATGCCGACGTGCGCCGCATGCTGCTCGCACAAAAGGCCTATGTGGAAGGCGGCTACGCGCTGTGCCTGTACGCGGCACGCCTCGTCGATGAACAGAACACCGGTGAGAGCGACACGGCGCGCGCCGAAGCGGGCCTGCTGCTCGATCTGCTGACGCCTATCGTGAAGTCGTGGCCGTCACAGTGGTGTCTTGAAGCGAATAGCCTGGCGATCCAGATTCACGGCGGCTACGGCTATACGCGTGAATATCCGGTTGAGCAGTTCTACCGCGACAACCGCCTGAACTTGATTCACGAAGGCACGCACGGCATCCAGGCGCTCGATCTGCTCGGCCGCAAAGTCGTAATGAAACAGGGTGCCGCGCTCAAGCAGCTGGAGCGTGAAATCCACCGCAGCGTTGAATCAGCGCGCGCGCATCTGGCGCTGCAAGCGCATGCCGATTCGCTCAGCAAGGCATGGAGCGAATTGACCAGTACGGTCGAAGCCTTATTGCCCACGCTGGCCAGCGAAAGCGAACGCGCGCTTGCCAACGCGAATGCCTTTCTCGAAGCATTCGGCCATATCGTGATTGCGTGGACGTGGCTGCGGCAGGCGATCGTTGCGAGCGCCGCGTTGCCAGGAGCGAAAAGCGAAGCCGACGGTGACTTCTATCGCGGCAAGCTGCATGCGTGCCAATGGTTCTTCCGCTGGGAATTGCCGCGCGTTTCGCTGATGCTTGCCACGCTGCGCAGTCTCGACGATACGACGCTCAGCATGGCGCCTCGGTGGTTCTGAGTGCTGCGGCTCGATGCGGCTCTCGATGCCGCTTCATCCCCCTCAATGCGATAGCGCGATTTCCAGTTGCGTCACCACGTCGATCAGGCGTGGCCGCACTTCTTCAAGCAGGAATTCCTTCGAGAGCTTGAATGAGGGGCCGCCGACATTGATCGCCATGATCGGCAGCTCACCGCCCGGCTGGAAAGCGCGCGCGATGCCGTTCACCTCTTTCTGCCAGTCCCCGAACGAAGTCGTCACGCCGAGCGTGCGGTAATCTTCGAGCGCGTTCTCGATGCCGCGGCGCGTTTTCGGCCACGCCACGTGATCGAGCTCACGCACCTGTTCCATGAAGCTGAGACGATCGTGTTCGGGGATCGCCGCAAGCCACGCGCGGCCGATCGCCGACGTGGCGACCGGAATACGCGAACCGACTTCCAGCGTCAGCGTGAGCGCAACCGAGGCCCGGCAATTTTCCACGTAGATCATCGAGAGCCGGTCGCGCGTCCCCAACGACACGGTTGCGCCGACGATGTCGGCCAATTCCTGCATCACCGGCCGGGCAATCTTGCGCACATCGAGCCGCGCCAGCATCGCGCTGCCCAGCGCAAGCGAAGCCGTGCCGAGCCGATATTTGCCGCTCTCTTTCAGATGAATCAGATAGCCAAGCAGCGTGAGCGTATGAGTCAGGCGCGATACCGTCGATTTCGGCAGCTTGCAACGCAAGGCGAGTTCCTGATTGCTCAGCGATTTGTCGCCCGAGCGAAAACACGCCAGCACTTCGAGCCCACGCGCGAGTGCCGTGACGAAATGCCGGTCGTCCTTGTGCGCCTCGTGCGCCGTCCGGCTCGCGAGCTCTGTGTTTGCCCTGTCGGATGCAACCGGTGTGTGCGCAGCTTCGCCGGCGCTCGGACCGTCGGCCGGATTATCGATCGGGCTGTGATGGGTTTTGCTCAAAATGAAACGCGCTCCTGCGAAACGGCACCATCTGAAGGACAAACCGTGGCCCGGATCGAGGGTGATCGGGGCTGCGGAATTATAGACAAACGCAAACGGTCGCTCAGACTTCTTCTTTCGGCGCGGCCACTACCGGGCTGAAAAAATAGATGACCGCGCCGACCGCGAGCGGCACGACGGTCACCGCGAACAGCGCCGCGTAAATTCCCGGGGTCGATAGATGCGCCTGTTTTGCGGCACCCGCAATCCAGCCGAAACAACTGCTGGTCAGCGCCACGCCGAGAAAAACAAGGCTATTGAGCAGGCCCAAACCGAGCCCGATGCGGTGCGGGGCAATAATGGCGCGCGCTTGCGACATCACGAGCGGGTGGATCGAGCCGACTGAGAACAACACGCAGATCAACGCGACACTGACGACCCAGTTGCCATCCGGACTGACCGCGAGCACGAGCGCCGCCAGCACACCGGCGATCAGCCACAGCAGCGAAATAAGCTTGGGCGCGCAGAACCGCACGGCCACAGGAATACAGAACGATGCGGCGATCCCGATCACGCTGGTGACGGTCATGGCATTACCGCGCGCGATGACATCGAAGCCGTAGATGTCAGCAAGATACGGCCCGCCCCATGAGGTACGGAACGTGCTGCCGACCGAGAGTGCGAGGCAAGCCGGCATCAAGGTCCAGAAGCCGGTGTACCGTTTCACGGCGCCTGCCGCGTGTTGTGACGCCGCGAGGTGTTGCTCATGCGCGGCGGCATCGCGCCGCCGCACGCAGAAAATGACGCCAAGCGTCGCGCATAGCATGGCGAGCGCTGCAGTGACCATCACCGGACGCCAGCCGAAGCTGGCCGTGGCCCGGCTCAGCGGAAACGCGGCTAGCAACGCACCCG
This genomic interval carries:
- a CDS encoding acyl-CoA dehydrogenase: MDFQHSDKVKSLQQRLNAFMDEYVYPAEAIFEAQMDAARDSGNRWQPAPVIEELKQKAKAVGLWNLFLPESKYGAGLTNLEYAPLCEIMGRSHIGAEPFNCSAPDTGNMETLVRYATPEQQQQWLLPLLDGTIRSAFAMTEPDVASSDATNIEARIERDGGDYILNGRKWWTSGANDPRCKVLIFMGKSNPDHTNRHQQQSMILVPMDTPGVKVLRHLPVFGYDDAPHGHAEISFENVRVPASNMLLGEGRGFEIAQGRLGPGRIHHCMRLIGRAERALESMCRRSLDRVAFGRPIADQGVTRERIANARIMIDQTRFLVLNAAHKMDTVGNKDARQEIAMIKVVAPSMACQVIDWAMQVHGGGAVSDDFGLARAYASSRTLRFADGPDEVHRNAIAKMELGRHLGRL
- a CDS encoding gluconate 5-dehydrogenase, whose protein sequence is MSVKDLFQLDGKVALITGGSRGLGLQMAEALGEMGCRVAITARKADELAEAKTHLESRGIAVQTVVNDLQRFEGIPGLVDEVLGLHGSIDILVNNAGATWGAPAEDYPDEAWHKVMNLNVHAPFFVAREVGKRSMIARRAGKIINIASVAGLKGSPPGMNTIAYNTSKAAAINFTRALAAEWGKYNINVNAICPGFFPSKMSAGLLDKLEGTIVSRTPLQRLGGDEDLKGPVVFLASEASRHITGQYFAVDGGSIIV
- a CDS encoding butyryl-CoA dehydrogenase; this encodes MQDALIINSRDLEFQLFEVLEAETLTQRARHADHSRETFNAALETAHAVAAEKFAPHNRLSDEHEPQFDGQRVTMPAEVKDALDAFRSAGFLAAGKDYEWGGMQLPSVISFACLSLFKSANIATSSYAMLTTANANVIERFGSAAQKRKYLQALFEGRAFGTMALTEPQAGSSLSDLVTSATPNEDGTYSIRGNKIFISGGDHELSENIVHLVLARIPGGPPGVKGISLFTVPKFHVNDDGSLGARNDVALAGLIHKMGWRGTTSTMLSFGERGECIGELVGEPHHGLAYMFHMMNEARIGVGLGAVMLGYRGYLASLDYARERPQGRRPDNKNPLDPQLPLIEHADVRRMLLAQKAYVEGGYALCLYAARLVDEQNTGESDTARAEAGLLLDLLTPIVKSWPSQWCLEANSLAIQIHGGYGYTREYPVEQFYRDNRLNLIHEGTHGIQALDLLGRKVVMKQGAALKQLEREIHRSVESARAHLALQAHADSLSKAWSELTSTVEALLPTLASESERALANANAFLEAFGHIVIAWTWLRQAIVASAALPGAKSEADGDFYRGKLHACQWFFRWELPRVSLMLATLRSLDDTTLSMAPRWF
- a CDS encoding transcriptional regulator, IclR family codes for the protein MSKTHHSPIDNPADGPSAGEAAHTPVASDRANTELASRTAHEAHKDDRHFVTALARGLEVLACFRSGDKSLSNQELALRCKLPKSTVSRLTHTLTLLGYLIHLKESGKYRLGTASLALGSAMLARLDVRKIARPVMQELADIVGATVSLGTRDRLSMIYVENCRASVALTLTLEVGSRIPVATSAIGRAWLAAIPEHDRLSFMEQVRELDHVAWPKTRRGIENALEDYRTLGVTTSFGDWQKEVNGIARAFQPGGELPIMAINVGGPSFKLSKEFLLEEVRPRLIDVVTQLEIALSH
- a CDS encoding Predicted arabinose efflux permease, MFS family — translated: MAASIIKGAAKMSDGVQQQLHEPRTEAAASSIDYGLWALTFSYVLSQFFRSYIAVISTQLIGDFHFSPQMFGWFAGSFFLVFAIAQLPVGIMFDRYGVRGPTALLMGIGAACAGILSMTTSATVALVAQAGIGLGCAPIFMGLLNYVLRTGHGTRNVRAVTMASAIGMAGALLAAFPLSRATASFGWRPVMVTAALAMLCATLGVIFCVRRRDAAAHEQHLAASQHAAGAVKRYTGFWTLMPACLALSVGSTFRTSWGGPYLADIYGFDVIARGNAMTVTSVIGIAASFCIPVAVRFCAPKLISLLWLIAGVLAALVLAVSPDGNWVVSVALICVLFSVGSIHPLVMSQARAIIAPHRIGLGLGLLNSLVFLGVALTSSCFGWIAGAAKQAHLSTPGIYAALFAVTVVPLAVGAVIYFFSPVVAAPKEEV